A genome region from bacterium includes the following:
- a CDS encoding YncE family protein, whose protein sequence is MIARVHLFGKLAACVAACIGIAAADWVTTTVPAGSYPWAAATNPVTNKIYVANYDDNSVTVIDGATNNTNTLYVGTWPFAFAVNPVTDKIYVANKGSGDVTIIDGATSDTTTVNVGTGPRALAVNPVTNKIYVADYDVDSVAVIDGATDSTTSVAVGSGPFALAVNPVTNKVYVANYNVSSVTVIDGATMDTTTVPTGSEPYAVAVNPVTNKIYVANQSSNNVTVIDGVTKDTASVRVGSGPTAVAVNPATNKIYATNYASGNVTVIDGASNGTVTVPIGASPMAVAVNPVSNKIYVADRISNDVAVIDGATNTRALLTVGSGPDAVAVNPVTNKIYVADRMSADVAVLDGATNSTTTVAVGTSPCAVALNPVTNNIYVADRISNDVTVIDGTSNTTITVPTGTHPMAVAVNPVTNRIYVVDYSSNNMTAIDGVTSGTATVSTGKNPCAAAMNPVTNKLYVANNGGSNVTVIDCATYDTATVTAGTNPCAVAVNPATNKVYVANNGSGSVTVIDSSTYDTTLTAGTNPCAVAVNPVTNKIYVANEGSDDVTVINGATNDTTTVAAGTSPCAVAVDPFTNKVYVANQGSSSVTVIDGATNDTTSVIAGANPYAVAVDPLTNKIYVANNGTNNVTVIDGATNTTTMLAAGTNPCAVAVNPVTGEVYVPNGGSSNATVITEVPFNYTMVAAAFDSLPDNRTQLMRPPLTGKGVNRSLPYPTAMLGVGNRAGTALGKWGWATVNSGVGTDSITWSYAWGTDSLAMGENFICALPLEAQTATTNNLGLGTPFVGSLMVFPVYRTRNYTGIEEATGSKVRSTGLPTIVRGVLFLPQAPGREPQAASLLDISGRKVLGLRPGANDVQGLAPGVYFVRELQVQAQNQAGRKQQTVRKVVLTE, encoded by the coding sequence ATGATTGCGAGAGTGCATCTTTTCGGAAAGCTCGCCGCGTGCGTGGCCGCCTGTATCGGAATCGCCGCGGCGGATTGGGTCACGACTACCGTACCCGCAGGTTCATATCCCTGGGCCGCGGCGACGAATCCGGTGACTAACAAGATCTACGTCGCGAACTACGACGACAACAGCGTGACGGTCATCGACGGCGCCACCAACAATACTAACACTCTGTACGTCGGCACGTGGCCTTTCGCGTTCGCGGTGAACCCGGTGACAGACAAGATTTACGTCGCCAACAAGGGCAGCGGTGACGTGACGATCATCGATGGCGCGACGAGCGACACAACCACGGTGAACGTCGGCACCGGGCCGAGGGCGCTGGCGGTGAACCCTGTAACCAACAAGATCTACGTGGCGGACTACGACGTCGACAGCGTGGCGGTCATTGACGGCGCGACCGACAGTACGACCTCCGTGGCCGTGGGTTCGGGGCCGTTTGCGCTGGCGGTTAACCCGGTAACCAACAAGGTCTACGTCGCGAACTACAACGTCAGCAGCGTGACGGTCATTGACGGCGCCACCATGGATACGACTACGGTGCCCACCGGCTCGGAACCCTACGCCGTGGCCGTGAACCCGGTTACCAACAAGATCTACGTGGCGAACCAGAGCAGTAACAACGTGACGGTGATCGACGGTGTTACCAAAGATACCGCTTCGGTGCGCGTCGGCTCCGGCCCCACTGCCGTGGCCGTCAACCCGGCTACCAACAAGATCTATGCTACGAACTACGCCAGCGGTAATGTCACGGTGATCGACGGCGCGAGCAACGGCACCGTCACGGTGCCGATTGGCGCGAGCCCCATGGCCGTGGCGGTGAACCCGGTATCCAACAAGATCTACGTCGCGGACCGCATCAGCAACGACGTGGCGGTCATCGACGGCGCGACCAACACCAGGGCTTTGCTGACCGTCGGCTCGGGCCCCGATGCCGTGGCCGTGAACCCGGTTACCAACAAGATCTACGTCGCGGACCGCATGAGCGCCGATGTGGCAGTGCTCGACGGCGCGACCAACTCCACTACCACAGTCGCCGTCGGCACAAGTCCCTGTGCCGTGGCGCTGAACCCGGTCACTAACAATATCTACGTCGCGGACCGCATCAGCAACGACGTGACGGTAATCGACGGCACGAGCAACACCACAATCACCGTGCCCACCGGCACCCATCCTATGGCCGTGGCGGTGAACCCGGTCACCAACCGGATCTACGTCGTTGATTACTCCAGCAACAACATGACGGCAATCGACGGTGTGACCAGCGGTACGGCCACGGTGTCCACCGGCAAGAATCCCTGCGCCGCGGCGATGAACCCGGTCACCAATAAACTCTACGTCGCGAACAACGGCGGCAGCAACGTCACGGTTATCGATTGCGCGACCTACGACACCGCCACGGTGACCGCAGGCACGAATCCCTGCGCCGTAGCGGTGAACCCGGCCACCAACAAAGTCTATGTCGCGAACAACGGCAGCGGCAGCGTGACGGTCATCGACAGTTCGACGTACGACACAACACTGACCGCAGGCACGAATCCCTGCGCCGTGGCCGTGAACCCGGTCACCAACAAGATTTACGTCGCGAACGAGGGAAGCGACGACGTGACGGTCATCAACGGCGCGACCAACGACACAACCACGGTCGCCGCCGGCACGAGCCCCTGTGCCGTGGCGGTGGACCCGTTCACCAACAAGGTCTACGTCGCGAACCAGGGCAGCAGCAGCGTGACGGTCATCGACGGCGCGACCAACGATACGACCAGCGTTATCGCCGGTGCGAATCCCTATGCGGTGGCGGTAGACCCGCTGACCAACAAGATCTACGTGGCGAACAATGGCACCAACAACGTGACGGTCATCGACGGTGCGACGAACACCACGACCATGCTGGCCGCAGGTACGAACCCCTGCGCGGTGGCGGTGAACCCGGTCACCGGCGAGGTCTACGTCCCCAACGGAGGCAGCAGCAATGCAACCGTGATTACCGAGGTGCCGTTCAATTATACTATGGTGGCCGCGGCATTCGACTCGCTGCCGGACAACAGAACCCAGCTGATGCGCCCGCCGTTGACCGGCAAAGGTGTGAATCGCTCTCTGCCCTACCCGACCGCGATGCTCGGCGTCGGCAACCGCGCAGGCACAGCTCTCGGGAAATGGGGCTGGGCGACTGTCAACAGCGGCGTCGGGACCGATTCCATCACCTGGTCTTACGCCTGGGGCACCGACTCGCTCGCCATGGGCGAGAACTTCATTTGTGCCCTCCCGCTCGAAGCTCAAACCGCGACCACCAACAACCTCGGGCTCGGCACGCCGTTCGTTGGCAGCCTCATGGTCTTTCCGGTGTACCGGACGAGAAACTATACGGGCATCGAGGAAGCGACGGGGTCGAAGGTCCGAAGCACGGGGCTGCCGACCATTGTCCGAGGTGTGCTGTTCCTGCCCCAGGCTCCGGGCCGCGAGCCTCAAGCTGCAAGCCTGCTCGACATCAGCGGTCGGAAGGTGCTGGGTCTTCGTCCCGGTGCGAACGACGTTCAGGGGCTGGCACCGGGCGTGTACTTTGTGAGAGAACTCCAGGTGCAAGCTCAAAACCAGGCTGGCCGCAAACAACAAACGGTTCGCAAGGTTGTCCTGACCGAGTAA
- a CDS encoding DUF2520 domain-containing protein has translation MAAHSGDSLPVRRPRSAPIAERKRVGFVGAGRVGCAMAWHCHRLGYPISGIADLQPRQAQMVYRLLKLPYKRLSTHDVAAASDVLFFTVPDAHVGSEYQSLHKRLVRGRILAHCSGAFGPEVFSRARESGLGTLALHPVQSFSSHSQAIRSLPGSFFAADGSASGLRFGRHFVRQLHGSWVRVRGPDRPLYHAMCVFASNFISALFDAADELAGELGISRRRAGRMLEPLARTVLENILSAGAGLSLTGPVERGDVSTVASHLKTLKRRRPALVPVYRVLSVRLVEMAGRKGLDAEAVRKLMAVLADE, from the coding sequence ATGGCGGCACATTCCGGCGACAGTCTGCCCGTGAGAAGACCGCGGTCCGCACCAATCGCCGAGCGGAAGCGGGTCGGATTTGTCGGCGCGGGGCGAGTGGGCTGCGCGATGGCGTGGCACTGTCATCGGCTGGGCTATCCGATTTCGGGGATAGCTGATTTGCAACCGCGGCAGGCTCAGATGGTCTACCGCCTCCTGAAGCTACCCTACAAACGACTCAGCACCCACGACGTAGCCGCGGCAAGTGACGTGCTCTTCTTTACCGTGCCTGATGCGCACGTCGGGTCGGAGTACCAGTCCCTGCACAAGCGGCTGGTCCGCGGCAGGATCTTGGCTCACTGTTCCGGCGCGTTCGGACCGGAAGTGTTCTCGCGCGCAAGAGAGTCGGGCCTGGGCACGCTGGCGCTGCATCCGGTGCAGTCGTTCTCCAGTCACTCTCAGGCGATTCGAAGCCTGCCGGGCTCGTTCTTTGCCGCGGATGGCTCGGCTTCCGGTCTCAGATTCGGCCGTCATTTCGTCCGGCAGTTGCACGGGAGCTGGGTGCGGGTGCGCGGGCCTGACCGGCCATTGTATCACGCGATGTGCGTGTTTGCCTCGAACTTCATCAGCGCGTTGTTCGACGCGGCCGATGAGCTCGCCGGCGAACTTGGCATCTCGCGCCGGCGCGCCGGCAGGATGCTCGAGCCGCTGGCGCGGACCGTGCTCGAAAACATTCTGTCAGCGGGCGCGGGGCTGAGCCTGACCGGGCCGGTCGAGCGCGGCGACGTTTCGACCGTCGCCTCGCACCTGAAAACCTTGAAGCGACGGCGGCCGGCACTGGTGCCGGTCTACCGGGTTTTGTCCGTCCGACTGGTTGAGATGGCCGGGCGGAAAGGGCTCGACGCGGAGGCGGTCAGGAAACTGATGGCGGTGCTCGCCGACGAGTAA
- a CDS encoding Ig-like domain-containing protein produces MRNTFAALLGGLLLVLVLSCAKKMLPPSPDRFPPQLEDVETRTRSQVALVFDEAIDGAKLWPDSFFLIGSAGETLALRGASIGKKSDEVQLWTPIQERKLYQLRGVVRDEAGNPERFRARFMGSTKRDTIAPRVIRVDPGPGTTRQKRAVTVRVSFSKAIDTASLGSESLGHRPWLFVPVQYDTLFKRSWSSDWQALSFTRRESLPAGAVVYFLLQPKAADLEGNRIKASAFTYFASDTLLDVVPVKGKAAWPDSITGPGVVFFTESASVRVFTDSLKVTHTESLPVRTTGLAPLLADGSFSTKLHKGEYEVVAVADTNADGLADFASVVVKFNTDAESLSLTLQPESLPKPINAYRR; encoded by the coding sequence ATGAGAAACACCTTCGCAGCTTTGTTGGGCGGTTTGCTCCTGGTGCTGGTCCTCAGTTGCGCCAAGAAGATGCTGCCGCCCAGTCCGGACCGTTTCCCTCCGCAACTGGAGGACGTCGAAACCCGGACAAGAAGTCAGGTCGCGCTGGTGTTCGATGAGGCGATTGACGGCGCCAAGCTGTGGCCCGACAGTTTCTTCCTGATCGGCTCGGCGGGCGAGACGCTCGCGCTGCGTGGAGCTTCGATTGGGAAGAAGAGCGACGAGGTGCAGCTCTGGACGCCGATACAGGAGCGAAAGCTGTACCAGTTGCGGGGAGTGGTTAGGGATGAGGCCGGCAATCCCGAACGGTTCCGGGCGCGGTTCATGGGTTCGACCAAACGGGATACGATTGCACCCCGGGTCATACGGGTCGATCCCGGTCCCGGAACGACGCGCCAGAAACGCGCGGTGACGGTCAGGGTCAGCTTCAGCAAGGCTATTGACACAGCGTCCTTGGGTTCCGAATCGCTGGGCCACCGTCCGTGGTTGTTCGTGCCGGTTCAGTACGACACCCTGTTCAAACGGTCGTGGTCTTCGGATTGGCAGGCACTGAGCTTCACCCGACGCGAATCGCTGCCGGCCGGGGCCGTCGTCTACTTTCTGCTTCAGCCGAAAGCAGCCGACCTTGAGGGAAACCGCATCAAGGCTTCGGCGTTCACCTACTTTGCCAGTGACACGCTGCTCGACGTGGTCCCGGTCAAAGGCAAGGCGGCCTGGCCCGACAGTATTACCGGCCCCGGCGTGGTGTTCTTCACCGAGTCGGCCTCAGTCCGGGTGTTCACCGACTCGCTGAAAGTCACACATACGGAGTCACTGCCGGTGCGGACTACCGGGCTGGCACCGCTGCTCGCCGACGGCTCTTTCTCCACCAAGTTACATAAGGGTGAGTACGAGGTCGTGGCCGTCGCCGACACCAATGCCGATGGTCTGGCCGACTTCGCAAGCGTGGTCGTGAAATTCAACACCGACGCCGAGAGCCTCAGCCTAACGCTACAGCCCGAGTCGCTGCCCAAGCCCATCAATGCTTATCGCCGCTAG
- a CDS encoding small multi-drug export protein, translating into MTRFALAVLVLLAVAGTAQAGIGERIAERLRTSGLSPEVIVTGVSMLPVVELRGAIPIGNNLFHLPLWKTLALSVVGNMIPMFLLVLLLERIVAWLSHVAFFKRFFDWLFRHTRGRSGAVARSEFWGLAVFVGIPLPGFGVWTGAVLAVVMDMPFWRSMLAGFIGVLLAAGVVTILCLLGKWGAIIASVALLAVLARAIVSVVRKRPD; encoded by the coding sequence GTGACGCGGTTCGCTTTGGCCGTGCTGGTGCTTCTGGCCGTGGCGGGAACTGCTCAAGCCGGAATCGGCGAGAGGATTGCTGAGAGACTGCGAACCAGCGGACTGTCGCCCGAGGTCATCGTCACTGGTGTGTCGATGCTGCCCGTGGTCGAGCTCCGCGGAGCCATACCCATCGGCAACAACCTGTTCCACCTGCCGTTGTGGAAGACGCTGGCGCTATCAGTTGTCGGGAACATGATTCCCATGTTCCTTCTGGTGTTGCTGCTGGAGCGGATTGTCGCCTGGCTCAGCCACGTTGCTTTCTTCAAACGTTTCTTCGACTGGCTGTTCCGCCACACGCGGGGCAGAAGCGGGGCCGTTGCCCGGTCGGAGTTCTGGGGTCTAGCTGTCTTTGTCGGGATCCCGCTGCCCGGGTTCGGAGTGTGGACCGGGGCAGTGCTGGCCGTGGTCATGGACATGCCGTTTTGGCGGTCGATGCTGGCCGGATTCATCGGCGTGCTATTGGCTGCAGGCGTAGTGACCATCCTCTGCCTGCTCGGCAAATGGGGCGCCATCATCGCCTCGGTCGCCCTGCTGGCCGTACTGGCGCGGGCAATCGTGTCGGTCGTCCGGAAACGGCCGGACTGA
- a CDS encoding deoxyribonuclease IV gives MRFGFHVSMSGGFGKVLELARAVECETMQMFSSNPRGWRVAELDTEDVARFRAGMKDSGISPIFVHAPYLPNPAAAATDAKQTIKALITQAQRCAALGVRFLILHMGKGLGAKEEEALARIANNVNAVVAGAPESVTLLLENTAGMGSEVGYRFEQIAAVIAGVKQRDRVGVVLDTAHAFAAGYEFRTKTGIDATLREFDRLVGISRLHLVHLNDSKSDFGSRVDRHWHIGEGKMGREGISLIVNHPLFKNLPAVMETPRDSAADDLRNLRTVRSLIAPDEAGSRNAECGRQKVGGRKAEEA, from the coding sequence GTGAGATTCGGCTTCCACGTTTCAATGTCCGGCGGATTCGGCAAGGTCCTCGAACTGGCTCGCGCCGTCGAGTGCGAGACCATGCAGATGTTCTCGTCAAATCCCCGCGGGTGGCGTGTCGCGGAACTCGATACCGAAGACGTTGCCAGGTTCCGCGCCGGCATGAAGGACTCCGGTATCTCGCCGATATTCGTCCATGCTCCCTATCTGCCTAACCCTGCGGCTGCCGCGACCGATGCGAAGCAGACGATCAAGGCTCTCATCACCCAGGCGCAGCGCTGCGCCGCGTTGGGCGTGCGTTTCCTCATCCTCCACATGGGCAAGGGCCTGGGCGCAAAGGAGGAGGAAGCTCTTGCCCGGATCGCGAACAACGTGAACGCAGTAGTCGCGGGCGCGCCGGAGAGCGTGACGCTCCTGCTCGAGAACACCGCCGGCATGGGTTCCGAGGTCGGGTATCGATTCGAACAGATTGCTGCGGTCATCGCCGGAGTGAAGCAGCGTGACCGGGTAGGCGTAGTGCTGGACACGGCCCACGCCTTCGCAGCCGGGTACGAGTTCCGGACCAAGACCGGCATCGATGCGACGCTCCGTGAGTTCGACCGGCTGGTCGGTATCAGCCGGCTGCATCTCGTGCATCTGAACGACTCAAAGTCCGACTTCGGGTCCCGCGTAGACCGTCACTGGCACATCGGTGAGGGAAAGATGGGCAGAGAGGGAATCAGTCTGATAGTCAACCACCCGCTGTTCAAGAACCTGCCCGCAGTGATGGAAACTCCGCGCGACTCCGCGGCGGATGATCTGAGGAACTTACGAACCGTCAGGAGCCTGATCGCACCAGACGAAGCTGGAAGTCGGAATGCAGAGTGCGGAAGGCAGAAGGTCGGAGGGCGGAAGGCGGAAGAGGCGTGA
- a CDS encoding MBL fold metallo-hydrolase codes for MKVRFCGGTRTVTGSKHLLTSGKQRLLLECGLFQGHRAEAEHTNRSFPFKAREINWSVISHAHIDHVGNIPNLVKFGFRGPLLMTQGTVALSRLLVEDSAHIQESDIRYLNKKLREKGEPPKEPIYTAADAEESLKYLEGMPYAKPRKLGPFKVVLHDAGHILGSALVDIEVEGKRVLFTGDLGRKKMPIINDPVQVAEADYLIMEGTYGNRKHGDYSDVDERLAGIVNRVYARGGRIVVPAFAVERSQEIVYTLNRLRQSKRIPEVPVYVDSPLASRVTEVYRNYPQYYDAEALQMLNGHRYLFDFPGLRYIESVEDSKALNVSKEPCIIISASGMCEAGRVLHHLKYAVEDPKNLVLIVSFQAENTLGRRIAERQPVVRIYGEEHPLRAEVEVMDEFSAHADHDGLIQYVSAMNISRLKKVFIVHSELEAATALVEPLKRLGVREVLIPEIGEEHEF; via the coding sequence GTGAAGGTACGGTTCTGCGGCGGCACGCGGACCGTCACCGGCTCGAAGCATCTTCTCACGTCGGGCAAGCAGCGGCTGCTGCTTGAGTGCGGGCTCTTTCAAGGCCACCGCGCCGAGGCGGAGCACACCAACCGCAGCTTTCCGTTCAAGGCCCGCGAAATCAACTGGTCTGTCATCAGCCACGCTCATATCGACCACGTCGGCAACATTCCCAACCTCGTGAAGTTCGGGTTCCGCGGCCCGCTGCTGATGACGCAGGGCACGGTTGCCTTGTCGCGGCTGCTGGTCGAGGACTCGGCCCACATCCAGGAATCCGATATCCGCTACCTTAACAAGAAGCTGCGCGAGAAGGGCGAGCCGCCAAAGGAACCGATCTACACGGCGGCGGATGCCGAGGAATCGCTCAAGTACCTTGAGGGAATGCCGTATGCCAAGCCGCGCAAGCTTGGGCCATTCAAGGTCGTGCTCCACGACGCGGGACACATCCTCGGGTCCGCGCTTGTCGACATCGAAGTCGAAGGCAAGCGCGTCCTTTTCACCGGCGACCTCGGCCGGAAGAAGATGCCGATTATCAACGACCCGGTGCAGGTAGCAGAGGCCGACTACCTCATAATGGAAGGGACCTACGGCAACCGAAAGCACGGCGACTACAGCGACGTGGACGAGCGACTGGCCGGAATCGTGAATCGGGTGTACGCGCGTGGCGGAAGGATTGTCGTTCCCGCCTTCGCGGTCGAACGGTCCCAGGAGATTGTCTACACGCTCAACCGGCTGCGACAGAGCAAGCGGATTCCGGAAGTGCCGGTCTACGTCGATTCACCGCTCGCGAGCAGGGTGACTGAGGTCTATCGCAATTACCCGCAGTACTACGACGCGGAGGCATTGCAGATGCTCAACGGCCACCGTTACCTGTTCGACTTTCCCGGGCTTCGCTATATAGAGTCGGTCGAGGATTCGAAGGCGCTCAATGTCAGCAAGGAGCCGTGCATCATCATATCAGCCTCGGGGATGTGCGAGGCGGGACGGGTGCTCCATCACCTGAAGTACGCGGTGGAGGACCCGAAGAACCTGGTGCTGATTGTATCATTCCAGGCCGAGAATACGCTCGGCCGCCGGATTGCGGAGCGGCAGCCGGTGGTGAGGATTTACGGCGAGGAACATCCGCTGCGGGCCGAGGTCGAGGTAATGGACGAGTTCAGCGCCCACGCCGACCACGACGGCCTCATCCAGTATGTCAGTGCCATGAACATATCGCGGCTGAAGAAGGTCTTCATCGTCCATTCCGAGCTGGAGGCGGCGACCGCGCTGGTCGAGCCGCTGAAACGGCTCGGCGTGCGCGAGGTATTGATTCCGGAGATCGGGGAGGAACATGAGTTCTAG
- a CDS encoding Ig-like domain-containing protein, with amino-acid sequence MSSRKVRSPRSEVRSAGLQVLGPMSVVVFLALAALVFSAGCDTTPPTCRITNPVDSSTVNGTVQIEATAADSSGVAQVEFYADGSLIGTDSTSPYSAGWDASGLTERSWHYLSCIAYDLAGNKGYSDTVAVEIAAAGQTSVYHGEIDVNAGSNEAVWFDAQVGDTLAGDVIVVTGGTLSSLMWLDSDNYQKYIGSQAYTKLFAQDSFSHMSMTEPVTSTGRFYLVFVNAGTVSDTCWARFVLE; translated from the coding sequence ATGAGTTCTAGGAAAGTCCGAAGTCCGAGGTCCGAGGTCCGAAGCGCCGGGCTTCAGGTCCTTGGCCCGATGTCAGTCGTCGTCTTCCTGGCGTTGGCGGCGCTGGTTTTTTCCGCCGGGTGTGACACTACTCCGCCGACGTGCCGGATAACCAACCCGGTTGATTCGTCAACGGTCAACGGCACGGTGCAGATCGAGGCCACGGCAGCGGACAGCAGCGGCGTGGCGCAGGTCGAGTTCTACGCCGACGGGTCGCTGATCGGCACCGACAGTACGTCGCCGTATTCCGCCGGCTGGGATGCCTCGGGACTGACGGAACGGAGCTGGCATTACCTGAGCTGTATTGCCTACGACCTTGCCGGCAACAAAGGCTACAGCGATACGGTCGCGGTCGAGATTGCCGCGGCCGGGCAGACGAGCGTGTATCACGGCGAGATCGACGTAAACGCGGGCAGCAACGAGGCGGTCTGGTTTGACGCTCAGGTCGGCGACACGCTTGCCGGCGACGTAATCGTCGTCACCGGGGGAACGCTGTCGAGCCTGATGTGGCTGGATAGCGACAACTACCAGAAGTACATCGGGAGCCAGGCATACACCAAGCTGTTCGCGCAGGACAGCTTCTCCCACATGAGCATGACTGAGCCGGTTACGTCTACCGGCAGGTTCTACCTTGTCTTCGTCAACGCCGGCACTGTGTCTGACACGTGCTGGGCGAGATTCGTGCTGGAGTAA
- a CDS encoding S8 family peptidase, producing MNLILVLLAFFPRPELAPIGPAEVSAARKLEVEAATTSVKAQSRQDYAGRSAWSSPTASRVPGRFVVGFETGGAAAALEWISQHDGSLVRVDSGLGFAVADFPNCDASPSGPLAASASQTSGIRYFEPDIRVFAAALPNDPYFVPYQWDKWVMYADEAWDITGGSMDVKVAVVDEGVDYTHPDLAGDFKSGDLGYDFIGNDADPKPDDPSIGEAFHGTHVAGIIAATRNNNVGIAGWSLCQLLAVRVLSDSGSGSTSVVAQGIKWAADQGARVINMSLTSSAPSTPLEDACSYAAQAGVLLIAASGNDGAEAIGYPAAYGQCIAIGATSADSHLALFSNYGAEQELVAPGTSILSCFPGGQYGWADGTSMAAPQVAGVAALVLARNYGLSATQVRAILDASAIDMGTAGRDVQYGYGLVNAKRALDLAATYSTSRRVQSSESRIQSTEFSTTIVRAGTSLPMWIQQAEVFDGSGRLVSAGRSGLRPGTYFVMVSPKDERQRTKDEGQGTKSSVVRRLLVLD from the coding sequence ATGAACCTGATACTTGTACTACTTGCTTTCTTTCCGCGTCCGGAACTGGCACCGATCGGTCCGGCTGAGGTCTCGGCCGCCCGGAAGCTGGAGGTCGAAGCGGCGACGACCTCGGTCAAGGCGCAGTCGCGGCAAGACTACGCTGGCCGCAGCGCATGGAGCAGTCCGACTGCGAGCCGGGTTCCGGGTCGATTCGTGGTCGGGTTCGAGACCGGCGGGGCGGCGGCTGCACTTGAGTGGATCTCGCAGCACGACGGCAGCCTGGTCCGCGTCGACAGCGGCCTTGGTTTCGCCGTAGCGGATTTCCCCAATTGCGACGCATCCCCGAGTGGCCCGCTGGCCGCGTCGGCATCGCAGACCAGCGGAATTCGGTACTTCGAGCCGGACATCCGGGTCTTTGCGGCTGCGCTGCCGAATGACCCCTACTTCGTGCCGTACCAGTGGGACAAGTGGGTGATGTATGCCGACGAGGCCTGGGACATCACCGGCGGTTCGATGGACGTGAAGGTCGCGGTTGTGGACGAAGGCGTCGACTACACGCACCCTGACCTTGCGGGGGACTTCAAATCCGGAGATCTCGGCTACGATTTCATCGGGAACGATGCCGATCCCAAACCGGACGACCCGAGCATCGGCGAGGCCTTCCATGGCACGCACGTCGCCGGCATCATTGCCGCCACCCGGAACAACAACGTGGGAATCGCGGGCTGGTCACTCTGCCAACTACTGGCCGTGCGCGTGCTGAGCGATTCCGGCTCGGGCTCGACCAGTGTGGTTGCTCAGGGCATCAAGTGGGCCGCCGACCAGGGCGCGAGGGTCATCAACATGAGTCTGACATCATCGGCTCCGTCGACGCCGCTCGAGGACGCGTGCTCGTACGCGGCGCAAGCCGGCGTGCTGCTGATTGCGGCGTCGGGCAACGATGGGGCTGAGGCTATCGGTTATCCGGCGGCCTACGGCCAGTGCATCGCGATAGGCGCCACCTCGGCCGACTCGCACCTCGCCTTGTTCTCGAACTACGGGGCGGAACAGGAGCTTGTTGCGCCGGGCACAAGCATCCTCTCGTGCTTCCCGGGCGGCCAATACGGGTGGGCGGACGGGACGTCGATGGCCGCGCCGCAGGTCGCGGGCGTGGCCGCGCTGGTGCTGGCCAGGAACTACGGATTGAGCGCAACCCAGGTCAGGGCGATACTCGACGCTTCCGCAATTGACATGGGCACGGCCGGACGGGATGTCCAGTATGGTTACGGTCTGGTCAATGCCAAGCGGGCGCTGGACCTGGCAGCGACGTACTCCACGAGCAGGAGAGTCCAGAGTTCAGAATCCAGAATCCAGAGTACGGAGTTCTCGACCACGATTGTCCGGGCCGGGACCTCTTTGCCGATGTGGATTCAACAGGCCGAAGTCTTCGACGGCTCGGGCCGGCTGGTCAGTGCCGGCAGATCAGGTCTCCGACCCGGGACGTACTTCGTGATGGTAAGCCCAAAGGACGAGAGACAAAGGACGAAGGACGAGGGACAAGGGACTAAGTCCAGCGTCGTCCGCCGTCTGCTCGTGCTCGACTAG
- a CDS encoding 6-carboxytetrahydropterin synthase, whose protein sequence is MMWTIKVTRRFSAAHQIHGMGGKCEGVHGHNYRVEVEISAKRLKKPGMIADFLDVGKRLESILPDHKMLNQVYESNPTSENLARLFYDEMQQFYPVTRVTVWETDDTCAVYSGD, encoded by the coding sequence ATGATGTGGACCATAAAGGTGACCCGCCGGTTCAGCGCCGCGCACCAGATTCACGGAATGGGCGGCAAGTGTGAAGGCGTCCACGGGCATAACTACCGCGTAGAGGTAGAAATCAGCGCAAAGCGATTGAAGAAACCGGGGATGATTGCCGATTTCCTGGACGTCGGCAAGAGGCTGGAGAGTATCCTTCCAGACCACAAGATGCTCAATCAGGTTTACGAATCCAACCCGACGTCAGAGAACCTGGCCCGGCTGTTCTACGACGAGATGCAGCAGTTCTACCCGGTCACGCGCGTGACCGTGTGGGAAACCGACGATACCTGCGCTGTATACTCGGGCGACTAG